One Spodoptera frugiperda isolate SF20-4 chromosome 30, AGI-APGP_CSIRO_Sfru_2.0, whole genome shotgun sequence genomic window carries:
- the LOC118269679 gene encoding diacylglycerol kinase theta isoform X2: MAQAAPAPHRTHSFAKKTFHKPTYCHHCSDLLWGLIGQGYGCEVCNFIVHERCVGQVVTPCCGVAPSLIKNPVAHCWSEPTHHKRKFCTVCRKRLDELPALHCMICEYYVHGECVDFAAADCKENATYCAGSEPRHVHHWREGNLPANSKCSACRRACWSAECLTGYRCEWCGSTCHAGCRALIQDDCNFGMLQPIFLPPSAVSIPRTEVPMEAIIGVHVRPPPSQRDFGCPRAGGWAPARLVTLARRLLPAACSPHGGASPPYSRARSVSEEFSSGCEGRSGSGGGSTGAPADQDHRPDHKQHRDRTPDDRDEEVVKVYDGEAAWSRRLYRPVVVGRNWNERELVAAALRAFHVARDPDLFELTDALAGDEPPLRDPTPLAHVTRLPNKRPALFLRFKEPESGGGEVRVYPGRVAGAGETFVTVGITGDDAVADLMAAALERFGLDPARAVHDYRCSEILLDRGVSERVLEEDERPWRIVVRLARESVRRMELARFYLQPRRDPHGPTLALFVASLPPGLSERNYENILVEFLGADNKFTSIGPIYYEYGSMVITYEDASKAVRALYALREAKYEDKHLLVMLLPSIEPSMVPAGVKPLLVFVNVKSGGCQGLELISSFRKLLNPYQVFDLENGGPLPGLYVFRHIPNYKILVCGGDGTIGWVLQCLDNVGQDSQCSNPPCAIVPLGTGNDLARTLRWGSGYTGCEDPLSLLRDVIDAEEIRLDRWTVVFHPEDKQDEPKELSKQLPGSQSEDNSQILVMNNYFGIGIDADLCLDFHNAREENPNKFNSRLRNKGVYVKMGLRKMVGRKMCKDLHKAIRLEVDGKLVELPQLEGIIILNILSWGSGANPWGPEKDDQFSKPNHWDGMLEIVGVTGVVHLGQIQSGLRGAMRIAQGGHIKINLKSEIPVQVDGEPWVAAPSEVVVLKSALKATMLKKRGKVRRRNTEPSMPRSPERPERPERPERPELRERPERAERAADS, from the exons TCTGCAACTTCATAGTGCACGAGCGATGCGTGGGGCAAGTGGTGACGCCGTGCTGCGGGGTGGCGCCGAGCCTCATCAAG AACCCAGTGGCTCACTGCTGGTCAGAGCCCACACACCACAAACGCAAGTTTTGTACGGTGTGCCGGAAGCGGCTCGATGAATTACCAGCTCTACATTGCATGA TATGCGAGTACTACGTGCATGGAGAATGCGTAGACTTCGCTGCAGCCGACTGCAAGGAGAACGCGACCTACTGCGCGGGCAGCGAGCCGCGCCACGTGCATCACTGGCGCGAGGGCAACCTGCCCGCGAACAGCAAATGCTCCGCGTGCCGGCGGGCCTGCTGGTCCGCCGAGTGCCTCACGGGCTACCGCTGCGAGTGGTGCGGCAGTACG TGCCACGCAGGATGTCGCGCCCTCATACAGGACGATTGCAACTTCGGGATGCTGCAGCCGATCTTCTTACCACCGTCGGCGGTGTCTATCCCGCGCACGGAGGTGCCCATGGAAGCCATCATCGGCGTGCACGTGCGGCCGCCGCCGTCGCAGCGGGACTTCGGCTGCC CGCGCGCTGGCGGATGGGCGCCGGCGCGGCTGGTGACGCTGGCGCGGCGCCTGCTGCCCGCCGCCTGCAGCCCGCACGGTGGCGCGTCGCCCCCCTACTCCAGAG CACGCAGTGTCAGCGAGGAGTTCAGTTCCGGCTGCGAGGGCCGTTCGGGCTCCGGCGGCGGCTCCACGGGCGCTCCCGCCGACCAGGACCACCGCCCGGACCACAAACAGCATCGGGACAGGACCCCGGATGATCGAGATGAAG AAGTGGTGAAGGTGTACGACGGCGAGGCAGCTTGGTCTCGGCGGCTGTACCGGCCCGTAGTAGTGGGTCGCAACTGGAATGAGCGCGAGCTGGTCGCAGCGGCGCTGCGTGCCTTCCACGTGGCGCGCGACCCCGACCTGTTCGAGCTCACCGACGCACTGGCCGGCGACGAGCCCCCGCTCAGGGACCCCACGCCCCTCGCGCATGTTACACGCCTTCCCAACAAGAGACCGGCACTCTTCTTACGATTCAA AGAACCAGAGAGTGGTGGTGGCGAGGTACGAGTGTACCCGGGGCGGGTAGCGGGCGCCGGCGAGACGTTCGTGACGGTCGGCATCACCGGCGACGACGCCGTGGCCGACCTGATGGCCGCCGCGCTCGAACGGTTTGGACTCGACCCCGCGCGGGCCGTGCATGACTATCGTTGCTCAGAGATATTGCTAGACCGCGGAG TGTCGGAGCGCGTGCTGGAGGAGGACGAGCGGCCGTGGCGCATCGTGGTGCGGCTGGCGCGCGAGTCCGTGCGCCGCATGGAGCTGGCGCGCTTCTACCTGCAGCCGCGCCGCGACCCGCACGGACCCACGCTCGCGCTCTTCGTCGCCTCCCTACCGCCCGGCCTCTCCGAGAGGAACTACGAGAACATCTTGGTCGAGTTCCTGGGTGCCG ATAACAAGTTCACCTCGATCGGCCCGATCTACTACGAGTACGGGTCGATGGTGATCACGTATGAGGACGCGAGCAAAGCGGTGCGCGCGCTTTATGCGCTCAGAGAGGCCAAATATGAAGATAAGCATTTATTGG TGATGTTGTTGCCGAGCATCGAGCCTTCGATGGTGCCGGCGGGCGTGAAGCCTCTGCTGGTGTTCGTTAACGTTAAGTCTGGAGGCTGTCAAGGCCTCGAGCTCATTTCTTCCTTCCGCAAACTCCTAAACCCCTACCAGGTGTTTGACCTTGAAAATGGAGGTCCGCTGCCTGG ATTGTACGTGTTTCGTCACATTCCCAACTACAAGATCCTAGTGTGCGGCGGCGATGGCACGATCGGTTGGGTGCTGCAGTGTCTCGACAACGTCGGCCAGGACTCGCAGTGCTCCAACCCACCCTGTGCCATCGTGCCGCTTGGCACTG GTAACGACTTGGCCCGCACCCTCCGCTGGGGCTCCGGTTACACTGGTTGCGAGGACCCTCTGTCGTTGCTGCGTGACGTCATAGATGCCGAGGAGATCCGCCTCGACCGCTGGACTGTTGTCTTCCACCCCGAGGATAAGCAGGACGAGCCTAAGGAGCTCTCCAAGCAACTACCTG GATCACAGAGCGAGGACAACTCGCAGATCCTCGTGATGAACAACTACTTCGGCATCGGGATAGACGCGGACCTCTGCTTAGATTTCCATAATGCTCGTGAAGAGAATCCTAATAAGTTTAATAGCAG GCTCAGAAACAAAGGTGTGTACGTGAAGATGGGACTCCGGAAGATGGTGGGGCGCAAGATGTGCAAGGATCTGCACAAAGCCATCCGTCTGGAGGTGGACGGCAAACTAGTCGAACTGCCGCAGCTAGAGGGCATCATCATTTTGAATATACTCAG CTGGGGTTCAGGTGCCAATCCATGGGGCCCGGAGAAAGACGATCAGTTCAGCAAGCCCAACCACTGGGACGGCATGCTGGAGATCGTGGGCGTCACCGGCGTCGTACACCTGGGACAGATCCAGTCTGGCTTGCGAGGCGCCATGCGGATAGCGCAG GGTGGCCACATCAAAATCAACCTTAAGAGCGAGATCCCCGTGCAGGTGGACGGCGAGCCGTGGGTGGCGGCGCCTTCCGAGGTGGTGGTGCTCAAGTCTGCGCTCAAG GCCACCATGCTGAAGAAGCGCGGCAAGGTGCGGCGCCGCAACACGGAGCCCAGCATGCCGCGCTCGCCGGAGCGGCCCGAGCGGCCCGAGCGGCCCGAGCGGCCCGAGCTGCGCGAGCGGCCCGAGCGGGCCGAGCGGGCCGCCGACTCCTGA
- the LOC118269679 gene encoding diacylglycerol kinase theta isoform X4 encodes MAQAAPAPHRTHSFAKKTFHKPTYCHHCSDLLWGLIGQGYGCEVCNFIVHERCVGQVVTPCCGVAPSLIKNPVAHCWSEPTHHKRKFCTVCRKRLDELPALHCMICEYYVHGECVDFAAADCKENATYCAGSEPRHVHHWREGNLPANSKCSACRRACWSAECLTGYRCEWCGSTCHAGCRALIQDDCNFGMLQPIFLPPSAVSIPRTEVPMEAIIGVHVRPPPSQRDFGCPRSVSEEFSSGCEGRSGSGGGSTGAPADQDHRPDHKQHRDRTPDDRDEEVVKVYDGEAAWSRRLYRPVVVGRNWNERELVAAALRAFHVARDPDLFELTDALAGDEPPLRDPTPLAHVTRLPNKRPALFLRFKEPESGGGEVRVYPGRVAGAGETFVTVGITGDDAVADLMAAALERFGLDPARAVHDYRCSEILLDRGVSERVLEEDERPWRIVVRLARESVRRMELARFYLQPRRDPHGPTLALFVASLPPGLSERNYENILVEFLGADNKFTSIGPIYYEYGSMVITYEDASKAVRALYALREAKYEDKHLLVMLLPSIEPSMVPAGVKPLLVFVNVKSGGCQGLELISSFRKLLNPYQVFDLENGGPLPGLYVFRHIPNYKILVCGGDGTIGWVLQCLDNVGQDSQCSNPPCAIVPLGTGNDLARTLRWGSGYTGCEDPLSLLRDVIDAEEIRLDRWTVVFHPEDKQDEPKELSKQLPASVTTGSQSEDNSQILVMNNYFGIGIDADLCLDFHNAREENPNKFNSRLRNKGVYVKMGLRKMVGRKMCKDLHKAIRLEVDGKLVELPQLEGIIILNILSWGSGANPWGPEKDDQFSKPNHWDGMLEIVGVTGVVHLGQIQSGLRGAMRIAQGGHIKINLKSEIPVQVDGEPWVAAPSEVVVLKSALKATMLKKRGKVRRRNTEPSMPRSPERPERPERPERPELRERPERAERAADS; translated from the exons TCTGCAACTTCATAGTGCACGAGCGATGCGTGGGGCAAGTGGTGACGCCGTGCTGCGGGGTGGCGCCGAGCCTCATCAAG AACCCAGTGGCTCACTGCTGGTCAGAGCCCACACACCACAAACGCAAGTTTTGTACGGTGTGCCGGAAGCGGCTCGATGAATTACCAGCTCTACATTGCATGA TATGCGAGTACTACGTGCATGGAGAATGCGTAGACTTCGCTGCAGCCGACTGCAAGGAGAACGCGACCTACTGCGCGGGCAGCGAGCCGCGCCACGTGCATCACTGGCGCGAGGGCAACCTGCCCGCGAACAGCAAATGCTCCGCGTGCCGGCGGGCCTGCTGGTCCGCCGAGTGCCTCACGGGCTACCGCTGCGAGTGGTGCGGCAGTACG TGCCACGCAGGATGTCGCGCCCTCATACAGGACGATTGCAACTTCGGGATGCTGCAGCCGATCTTCTTACCACCGTCGGCGGTGTCTATCCCGCGCACGGAGGTGCCCATGGAAGCCATCATCGGCGTGCACGTGCGGCCGCCGCCGTCGCAGCGGGACTTCGGCTGCC CACGCAGTGTCAGCGAGGAGTTCAGTTCCGGCTGCGAGGGCCGTTCGGGCTCCGGCGGCGGCTCCACGGGCGCTCCCGCCGACCAGGACCACCGCCCGGACCACAAACAGCATCGGGACAGGACCCCGGATGATCGAGATGAAG AAGTGGTGAAGGTGTACGACGGCGAGGCAGCTTGGTCTCGGCGGCTGTACCGGCCCGTAGTAGTGGGTCGCAACTGGAATGAGCGCGAGCTGGTCGCAGCGGCGCTGCGTGCCTTCCACGTGGCGCGCGACCCCGACCTGTTCGAGCTCACCGACGCACTGGCCGGCGACGAGCCCCCGCTCAGGGACCCCACGCCCCTCGCGCATGTTACACGCCTTCCCAACAAGAGACCGGCACTCTTCTTACGATTCAA AGAACCAGAGAGTGGTGGTGGCGAGGTACGAGTGTACCCGGGGCGGGTAGCGGGCGCCGGCGAGACGTTCGTGACGGTCGGCATCACCGGCGACGACGCCGTGGCCGACCTGATGGCCGCCGCGCTCGAACGGTTTGGACTCGACCCCGCGCGGGCCGTGCATGACTATCGTTGCTCAGAGATATTGCTAGACCGCGGAG TGTCGGAGCGCGTGCTGGAGGAGGACGAGCGGCCGTGGCGCATCGTGGTGCGGCTGGCGCGCGAGTCCGTGCGCCGCATGGAGCTGGCGCGCTTCTACCTGCAGCCGCGCCGCGACCCGCACGGACCCACGCTCGCGCTCTTCGTCGCCTCCCTACCGCCCGGCCTCTCCGAGAGGAACTACGAGAACATCTTGGTCGAGTTCCTGGGTGCCG ATAACAAGTTCACCTCGATCGGCCCGATCTACTACGAGTACGGGTCGATGGTGATCACGTATGAGGACGCGAGCAAAGCGGTGCGCGCGCTTTATGCGCTCAGAGAGGCCAAATATGAAGATAAGCATTTATTGG TGATGTTGTTGCCGAGCATCGAGCCTTCGATGGTGCCGGCGGGCGTGAAGCCTCTGCTGGTGTTCGTTAACGTTAAGTCTGGAGGCTGTCAAGGCCTCGAGCTCATTTCTTCCTTCCGCAAACTCCTAAACCCCTACCAGGTGTTTGACCTTGAAAATGGAGGTCCGCTGCCTGG ATTGTACGTGTTTCGTCACATTCCCAACTACAAGATCCTAGTGTGCGGCGGCGATGGCACGATCGGTTGGGTGCTGCAGTGTCTCGACAACGTCGGCCAGGACTCGCAGTGCTCCAACCCACCCTGTGCCATCGTGCCGCTTGGCACTG GTAACGACTTGGCCCGCACCCTCCGCTGGGGCTCCGGTTACACTGGTTGCGAGGACCCTCTGTCGTTGCTGCGTGACGTCATAGATGCCGAGGAGATCCGCCTCGACCGCTGGACTGTTGTCTTCCACCCCGAGGATAAGCAGGACGAGCCTAAGGAGCTCTCCAAGCAACTACCTG CGTCTGTGACCACAGGATCACAGAGCGAGGACAACTCGCAGATCCTCGTGATGAACAACTACTTCGGCATCGGGATAGACGCGGACCTCTGCTTAGATTTCCATAATGCTCGTGAAGAGAATCCTAATAAGTTTAATAGCAG GCTCAGAAACAAAGGTGTGTACGTGAAGATGGGACTCCGGAAGATGGTGGGGCGCAAGATGTGCAAGGATCTGCACAAAGCCATCCGTCTGGAGGTGGACGGCAAACTAGTCGAACTGCCGCAGCTAGAGGGCATCATCATTTTGAATATACTCAG CTGGGGTTCAGGTGCCAATCCATGGGGCCCGGAGAAAGACGATCAGTTCAGCAAGCCCAACCACTGGGACGGCATGCTGGAGATCGTGGGCGTCACCGGCGTCGTACACCTGGGACAGATCCAGTCTGGCTTGCGAGGCGCCATGCGGATAGCGCAG GGTGGCCACATCAAAATCAACCTTAAGAGCGAGATCCCCGTGCAGGTGGACGGCGAGCCGTGGGTGGCGGCGCCTTCCGAGGTGGTGGTGCTCAAGTCTGCGCTCAAG GCCACCATGCTGAAGAAGCGCGGCAAGGTGCGGCGCCGCAACACGGAGCCCAGCATGCCGCGCTCGCCGGAGCGGCCCGAGCGGCCCGAGCGGCCCGAGCGGCCCGAGCTGCGCGAGCGGCCCGAGCGGGCCGAGCGGGCCGCCGACTCCTGA
- the LOC118269679 gene encoding diacylglycerol kinase theta isoform X1 has protein sequence MAQAAPAPHRTHSFAKKTFHKPTYCHHCSDLLWGLIGQGYGCEVCNFIVHERCVGQVVTPCCGVAPSLIKNPVAHCWSEPTHHKRKFCTVCRKRLDELPALHCMICEYYVHGECVDFAAADCKENATYCAGSEPRHVHHWREGNLPANSKCSACRRACWSAECLTGYRCEWCGSTCHAGCRALIQDDCNFGMLQPIFLPPSAVSIPRTEVPMEAIIGVHVRPPPSQRDFGCPRAGGWAPARLVTLARRLLPAACSPHGGASPPYSRARSVSEEFSSGCEGRSGSGGGSTGAPADQDHRPDHKQHRDRTPDDRDEEVVKVYDGEAAWSRRLYRPVVVGRNWNERELVAAALRAFHVARDPDLFELTDALAGDEPPLRDPTPLAHVTRLPNKRPALFLRFKEPESGGGEVRVYPGRVAGAGETFVTVGITGDDAVADLMAAALERFGLDPARAVHDYRCSEILLDRGVSERVLEEDERPWRIVVRLARESVRRMELARFYLQPRRDPHGPTLALFVASLPPGLSERNYENILVEFLGADNKFTSIGPIYYEYGSMVITYEDASKAVRALYALREAKYEDKHLLVMLLPSIEPSMVPAGVKPLLVFVNVKSGGCQGLELISSFRKLLNPYQVFDLENGGPLPGLYVFRHIPNYKILVCGGDGTIGWVLQCLDNVGQDSQCSNPPCAIVPLGTGNDLARTLRWGSGYTGCEDPLSLLRDVIDAEEIRLDRWTVVFHPEDKQDEPKELSKQLPASVTTGSQSEDNSQILVMNNYFGIGIDADLCLDFHNAREENPNKFNSRLRNKGVYVKMGLRKMVGRKMCKDLHKAIRLEVDGKLVELPQLEGIIILNILSWGSGANPWGPEKDDQFSKPNHWDGMLEIVGVTGVVHLGQIQSGLRGAMRIAQGGHIKINLKSEIPVQVDGEPWVAAPSEVVVLKSALKATMLKKRGKVRRRNTEPSMPRSPERPERPERPERPELRERPERAERAADS, from the exons TCTGCAACTTCATAGTGCACGAGCGATGCGTGGGGCAAGTGGTGACGCCGTGCTGCGGGGTGGCGCCGAGCCTCATCAAG AACCCAGTGGCTCACTGCTGGTCAGAGCCCACACACCACAAACGCAAGTTTTGTACGGTGTGCCGGAAGCGGCTCGATGAATTACCAGCTCTACATTGCATGA TATGCGAGTACTACGTGCATGGAGAATGCGTAGACTTCGCTGCAGCCGACTGCAAGGAGAACGCGACCTACTGCGCGGGCAGCGAGCCGCGCCACGTGCATCACTGGCGCGAGGGCAACCTGCCCGCGAACAGCAAATGCTCCGCGTGCCGGCGGGCCTGCTGGTCCGCCGAGTGCCTCACGGGCTACCGCTGCGAGTGGTGCGGCAGTACG TGCCACGCAGGATGTCGCGCCCTCATACAGGACGATTGCAACTTCGGGATGCTGCAGCCGATCTTCTTACCACCGTCGGCGGTGTCTATCCCGCGCACGGAGGTGCCCATGGAAGCCATCATCGGCGTGCACGTGCGGCCGCCGCCGTCGCAGCGGGACTTCGGCTGCC CGCGCGCTGGCGGATGGGCGCCGGCGCGGCTGGTGACGCTGGCGCGGCGCCTGCTGCCCGCCGCCTGCAGCCCGCACGGTGGCGCGTCGCCCCCCTACTCCAGAG CACGCAGTGTCAGCGAGGAGTTCAGTTCCGGCTGCGAGGGCCGTTCGGGCTCCGGCGGCGGCTCCACGGGCGCTCCCGCCGACCAGGACCACCGCCCGGACCACAAACAGCATCGGGACAGGACCCCGGATGATCGAGATGAAG AAGTGGTGAAGGTGTACGACGGCGAGGCAGCTTGGTCTCGGCGGCTGTACCGGCCCGTAGTAGTGGGTCGCAACTGGAATGAGCGCGAGCTGGTCGCAGCGGCGCTGCGTGCCTTCCACGTGGCGCGCGACCCCGACCTGTTCGAGCTCACCGACGCACTGGCCGGCGACGAGCCCCCGCTCAGGGACCCCACGCCCCTCGCGCATGTTACACGCCTTCCCAACAAGAGACCGGCACTCTTCTTACGATTCAA AGAACCAGAGAGTGGTGGTGGCGAGGTACGAGTGTACCCGGGGCGGGTAGCGGGCGCCGGCGAGACGTTCGTGACGGTCGGCATCACCGGCGACGACGCCGTGGCCGACCTGATGGCCGCCGCGCTCGAACGGTTTGGACTCGACCCCGCGCGGGCCGTGCATGACTATCGTTGCTCAGAGATATTGCTAGACCGCGGAG TGTCGGAGCGCGTGCTGGAGGAGGACGAGCGGCCGTGGCGCATCGTGGTGCGGCTGGCGCGCGAGTCCGTGCGCCGCATGGAGCTGGCGCGCTTCTACCTGCAGCCGCGCCGCGACCCGCACGGACCCACGCTCGCGCTCTTCGTCGCCTCCCTACCGCCCGGCCTCTCCGAGAGGAACTACGAGAACATCTTGGTCGAGTTCCTGGGTGCCG ATAACAAGTTCACCTCGATCGGCCCGATCTACTACGAGTACGGGTCGATGGTGATCACGTATGAGGACGCGAGCAAAGCGGTGCGCGCGCTTTATGCGCTCAGAGAGGCCAAATATGAAGATAAGCATTTATTGG TGATGTTGTTGCCGAGCATCGAGCCTTCGATGGTGCCGGCGGGCGTGAAGCCTCTGCTGGTGTTCGTTAACGTTAAGTCTGGAGGCTGTCAAGGCCTCGAGCTCATTTCTTCCTTCCGCAAACTCCTAAACCCCTACCAGGTGTTTGACCTTGAAAATGGAGGTCCGCTGCCTGG ATTGTACGTGTTTCGTCACATTCCCAACTACAAGATCCTAGTGTGCGGCGGCGATGGCACGATCGGTTGGGTGCTGCAGTGTCTCGACAACGTCGGCCAGGACTCGCAGTGCTCCAACCCACCCTGTGCCATCGTGCCGCTTGGCACTG GTAACGACTTGGCCCGCACCCTCCGCTGGGGCTCCGGTTACACTGGTTGCGAGGACCCTCTGTCGTTGCTGCGTGACGTCATAGATGCCGAGGAGATCCGCCTCGACCGCTGGACTGTTGTCTTCCACCCCGAGGATAAGCAGGACGAGCCTAAGGAGCTCTCCAAGCAACTACCTG CGTCTGTGACCACAGGATCACAGAGCGAGGACAACTCGCAGATCCTCGTGATGAACAACTACTTCGGCATCGGGATAGACGCGGACCTCTGCTTAGATTTCCATAATGCTCGTGAAGAGAATCCTAATAAGTTTAATAGCAG GCTCAGAAACAAAGGTGTGTACGTGAAGATGGGACTCCGGAAGATGGTGGGGCGCAAGATGTGCAAGGATCTGCACAAAGCCATCCGTCTGGAGGTGGACGGCAAACTAGTCGAACTGCCGCAGCTAGAGGGCATCATCATTTTGAATATACTCAG CTGGGGTTCAGGTGCCAATCCATGGGGCCCGGAGAAAGACGATCAGTTCAGCAAGCCCAACCACTGGGACGGCATGCTGGAGATCGTGGGCGTCACCGGCGTCGTACACCTGGGACAGATCCAGTCTGGCTTGCGAGGCGCCATGCGGATAGCGCAG GGTGGCCACATCAAAATCAACCTTAAGAGCGAGATCCCCGTGCAGGTGGACGGCGAGCCGTGGGTGGCGGCGCCTTCCGAGGTGGTGGTGCTCAAGTCTGCGCTCAAG GCCACCATGCTGAAGAAGCGCGGCAAGGTGCGGCGCCGCAACACGGAGCCCAGCATGCCGCGCTCGCCGGAGCGGCCCGAGCGGCCCGAGCGGCCCGAGCGGCCCGAGCTGCGCGAGCGGCCCGAGCGGGCCGAGCGGGCCGCCGACTCCTGA